DNA from Algisphaera agarilytica:
CCTGTTCAACGTACTCGAAGAGCGCGACATCCAGATCCGCGGCTACCCCATCCGTCTGTCGCTGGACGTGTGCCTGGTCTTCAGCGCTAACCCCGAGGACTACACCAACCGCGGCCGGATCGTCACGCCGCTCAAGGACCGCATCGGCACCGTCGTCCGCACCCACTACCCCAAGACCATCGACGAAGCGATCCAGATCACCGCCGACAACGCCTGGACACACCGCAACGGCGAGCAGCACACGCCCGGCGACAAGCTGCCCCACGTCGTGATCCCTCGCTTCATGCACCAGGTGATCGAAGAAGCGGTCAGCGCCGCCCGCAGCTCGACCCACATCAACCAGGCCTCGGGCGTCAGCGTCCGCACCTCGATCGCCTGCGTCGAGAACCTGGTCAGCTCGGCCGAGCGTCGCGGGCTGCTCACCGGCGAGTCGACCGTCGCCACCCGGGTTTCGGACCTGGCCCACGTGCTCGCCTCGACCCGGGGCAAGATCGAGCTGCTCATGGCCGACGACGGCGAAGACACCGAAGACAAGCTGGTCGAGTCACTGCTGGGCGAAGCGGTCAAGACCATCTTCGATCAGGTCGCCGACATCGACGAGTTCGAGTCGCTCAGCGATCCTTTCGATGAAGGTCTGCGTCTCACGCTCGGCGATGACGTTGCTGCGGAGTCGGTGATCGCGTCGATGAAGCACGTCGACGGCCTGCTCGAAGCCGCCGCGGACATGGCTGAGCGTCTCGAGGTCGACGCCCAGGACCCGCAGATGCTCGCCGCGGCGGGTGAATTCGTGCTCGAGGCGCTCTACGTCCACAACCGCCTGACCAAGACCGTCCGGGCGGCGGGCAATCGGTATAGCCGGTGACGATAAAACCCGGAAGTTTTGGGCTGATTGATAGATACATCGAGTGAATGGGCCGTTTTGGG
Protein-coding regions in this window:
- a CDS encoding sigma 54-interacting transcriptional regulator, which encodes MPSPQHPTPATLGQLRETDYRYRSVKQELRENLIARLKDGQEVLPGVRGYEHTVLPQIIHAVFSRHDMLFLGLRGQAKTRMIRMLPSLLDEWCPIISGIEIPDDPIQPMTTIGKRAVAEAGDDTPIRWLHRGERFHEKLATPDVTIADLIGEVDIVKHAEGRYLSDESTMHFGLIPRTNRGIFAVNELPDLSPRIQVGLFNVLEERDIQIRGYPIRLSLDVCLVFSANPEDYTNRGRIVTPLKDRIGTVVRTHYPKTIDEAIQITADNAWTHRNGEQHTPGDKLPHVVIPRFMHQVIEEAVSAARSSTHINQASGVSVRTSIACVENLVSSAERRGLLTGESTVATRVSDLAHVLASTRGKIELLMADDGEDTEDKLVESLLGEAVKTIFDQVADIDEFESLSDPFDEGLRLTLGDDVAAESVIASMKHVDGLLEAAADMAERLEVDAQDPQMLAAAGEFVLEALYVHNRLTKTVRAAGNRYSR